In Malus sylvestris chromosome 15, drMalSylv7.2, whole genome shotgun sequence, a single genomic region encodes these proteins:
- the LOC126603941 gene encoding homeobox-leucine zipper protein ATHB-6-like, whose product MKRFSSSDSLGALVSNFPSKEGGNLAKDNYCYSKELQAMLDSLNQEDVGEEMSGKKRRLNSEQVKALERNFEVENKLEPERKVKLAEELGLQPRQVAVWFQNRRARWKTKQLERDYSILKTDYDGLKLNFASLERQNKALAEKLRRLKVKLCGESAERNDSVKEESPISMCKSSENLEVDLIKNLKFKDGSSDSDSNGVLMKEESNGNSLLGFNNNRNSISSNSMVNWFQLSDSRSVGGKGFQAQTVRMEEQSFFSTDESCNFFSVDQAPSLHW is encoded by the exons ATGAAGAGGTTCAGCAGCTCAGATTCATTGGGTGCTTTGGTCTCCAATTTCCCATCAAAAG AGGGGGGGAATCTTGCAAAGGACAACTATTGTTATAGCAAGGAGTTGCAGGCAATGTTAGATTCGTTAAACCAAGAAGATGTTGGGGAAGAAATGTCAGGGAAGAAAAGGCGGTTGAATTCGGAGCAAGTCAAGGCATTGGAGAGAAACTTTGAGGTTGAGAACAAGTTAGAGCCAGAGAGGAAGGTCAAACTGGCTGAGGAATTAGGCCTGCAACCGAGACAAGTGGCAGTTTGGTTTCAAAACCGCCGCGCACGGTGGAAGACTAAGCAGTTGGAAAGAGACTACAGCATCCTCAAAACCGACTATGATGGTTTAAAGCTCAACTTTGCTAGCCTTGAGAGACAGAATAAAGCTCTTGCTGAAAAG CTAAGGCGGTTAAAAGTAAAGCTGTGcggagagagtgcagagaggaACGATTCTGTGAAGGAAGAATCACCAATTTCAATGTGCAAAAGCAGTGAAAATTTAGAGGTGGATTTAATCAAGAACTTGAAATTCAAAGATGGCTCCTCAGATAGTGATTCAAATGGCGTTCTTATGAAGGAAGAGAGCAATGGAAATTCATTGCTTGGatttaataataatagaaaTTCAATTTCTTCAAATTCCATGGTGAATTGGTTTCAATTATCAGACTCCAGATCAGTGGGTGGAAAAGGGTTTCAAGCTCAGACTGTGAGGATGGAAGAGCAGAGTTTTTTCAGCACAGATGAGTCCTGCAATTTCTTTTCAGTTGATCAAGCTCCAAGTCTTCATTGGTAA